The Polaribacter sp. Q13 sequence TTATCAAAAAAAGAAGAATGTCCAATTAAATACTCATTTTCTGTTTCTACATTGGCAGTCCATAAAATGGTGTTTAAAGGTGTTGGTTTTGTTTCAATTTCTTTATACTGAATGTTCTGTGCAGCCAATTCTTGGGTAAATGTTTGATAAGAAACTCCTTTTAAAACCAATGTAAGTACTAAATAAGAACTACTGATAATAAGCCCTATATTGTTGTAAAACCTTCTTTTCTTAGACTCTTTTTTTTGTCGCATTGCTAAAACTAAAAAGACTAAAAAAGGTACAGTATATAAAGGATCTACCACAAAAACATTTTTAAAAGCCAATCGAATATCTAAAGGCCAAAAAAGTTGCGTTCCCCAAGTGGTTTGTGCGTCTAAAATAGGGTGCGTTATAAACGCCCAAAAGAATAGCCAAGACCAATCTTTAACATTTTTATATTTTTCATATCGCGTGACGATAAAAGCAAAAATAGGAGCAAAGAGCACCGAGAAAAAGATAGAATGTGTAAAGCCTCTATGCATTTCTAAAGCGGTTACTTTATCAGCAAAAAAATTAGCAAAAATATCTAAATCAGGAATTGTACCAGCAATGGCACCGTATAACATGGCTTTATTACCAATTTTTCTTCCTAAAACAGCTTCTCCAACTGCAGCTCCTAAAACTATCTGTGTTAATGAATCCAACTTTTATTGTGATTATAATTAGTAACTTTTTCTAAATTTCTTTTCTACCGAATAATTAATTAAGTTCATGAAATTTTCATGAACTCCCAATGTATTTTCTAATTTTAACTGCTGAATAAGTTTTAAAATTTGGTCAGTTTTAAATTGTAAATCCGGAATAGAAATATAATTTTCAAAAATATCTCCTATGGTTTTGTAATACAGTGTTTCAAAAGAATTTAAGTTTTTAGGTTTTTCTGTAACATATTCATA is a genomic window containing:
- a CDS encoding metal-dependent hydrolase, translated to MDSLTQIVLGAAVGEAVLGRKIGNKAMLYGAIAGTIPDLDIFANFFADKVTALEMHRGFTHSIFFSVLFAPIFAFIVTRYEKYKNVKDWSWLFFWAFITHPILDAQTTWGTQLFWPLDIRLAFKNVFVVDPLYTVPFLVFLVLAMRQKKESKKRRFYNNIGLIISSSYLVLTLVLKGVSYQTFTQELAAQNIQYKEIETKPTPLNTILWTANVETENEYLIGHSSFFDKNPIVFSSYPKNHELLGDLVLQPKVQRMITISKGWYTINKKDDILYFNDLRFGALSMKPNAENFVFKYKIEIDVNGIPFFIEEPKEKRDVKKLLSELWERIKVN